Genomic window (Octopus bimaculoides isolate UCB-OBI-ISO-001 chromosome 28, ASM119413v2, whole genome shotgun sequence):
ACATAGGGAATTTTTGGGAAAACAATTggaggttatttttgagaactgttcccccACTCagggtgtttcggaacaagtcgtccatatttgtttttctccgttttgtgcgtttgtgcatccgtactGAAGCAACAAACCGGCAAAAAGGCAACTAAAGCTCTCTCCagaaaactcgttatgctaaaaataatagctaaaggTCTGGTACACAAAAATGTTATTAAGGACGCTTTTCTGTTGCATATGATTTTTTTCCACTTCAGGTAAATTCCCAGATAAACGTTTCTAACAGAAAGgcagaagcaaaaataagaaaCGCCAAATAGGCAGTGGTTTAGAAGTGACAGTTATGTTACTCAAAACGAAGGATCGccggatctttggggtttgacgggcaacatttttttttgcagtgtttttggcaccgaaacactttcaaacttcgaatgtttgtatattttgtggtatagaacagataaaaaaattttgtattcgaagttattttatgtaaaaaaattgtcgtatttcggtaatttcaaccaatcactgacgtctattgaggtgaaaacaattaatgccacaacggtgtcatgggatcatTTTCTGAATCTGGTcacttaaataaacacaaacgtactcatataGGTGAAAAACAATATCGGTGGTAAATCATTGTCTACAAATAGTAGTCTTACTAGACATACatgtgttcatacaggagaaaagccatatcactgtgatatatgcgGTAAATCATTCACTAGAAAAAATGGTTTcattacacataaacatattcatacaggagagaagccatatcaatgcgatatctgtggtaaaccatTTTCTGAATCTGGTCACTTAAatcaacacaaacatactcatacgggagaaaaaccatatcagtgtgatatctgtggtaaatcattctctagaattGGTGGTTTCACTGCACATAAAAGTATTCATCGAGGGGAGAAGCTACATCACTGATATCTGctgtaaatcattctctagaactGATGGTCTCACtagacataaatgtattcatacaggtgagaaaccatgtAACTGATATATGTGGTTAATCATTCTCTACTTTTGGTCACTTACATCAACACGAACATATccatacaggaaaaaaaaaaccccatgtcagtgtgatatctgtggtaaaccattctcCTGAAGTAGTAACTTAAGACATAAATATTCTcttacaggagagaagccatatcactgtcaCATTTGTAGTAAATCATAAAACATAAACGTAAATGCATTCATAGAGAAGCCATATTAGTGACATCTATTGTCAAACAAACATTTTACATACACTCAAATGTATTTGGACAAGAGAAAAGTCATAGCATTGTGATATCTGGTAATTTAGCTGTTCACATACAAAGTGTAACTGTGTTATTGTACCAATTCATTACCTCATGCAACCATGGGCCTCtcaagaccttttttttttatttactgaagCATTATTTACTCTTGACTTTACCTAATCACTCATCTCATTTTGAAATAATCTTTTAAAGCTAAATGCTTTTCCTCATGCCACCTATTTAATCACCTTTTACATTACATAGGCAAGGCATGCCATACATGTTTTGTAAAACCAACATACATAGTGTTTGTCAATGTTCATTCTATGATAACTTATATAATCATCAATGTATtcacaaaggaaagaaaatataatgctaTTCTACATATAACTACTactatttttctgtcatttttacaTTTAATCATGTCTTGTTTATCCAATCAATAAACCATTGAATTCACagattttgcattattttatttaaatactaaACATTAGAGGTTCAATCTCTGATTCTAATTCGATCAACTACATTCAATACAGCCAACAGGGAGGGCTTTACATGGCCACTTGATTTGCTgggaatagcaaccaaatctttctaaAATCACATTATACAGATTTCAAAAGAGAAGAGATGTGATCTTCAATATTCTGTATctgaataaaaggcaggatggtcacgtttcggctgatagaccctccagccttcatccagtgtcttggggaaatttcgaacttgggttctcattgctaagatatttttcgatgtaattattattatctaggtCAGCATAAATGAAGtcatttatgaaaacatttgcaaaatattgggatcttgttcaaaacgggggcaccagttttcagcacttaatttttacggctgaatggacgtcagtcattggttgaaattacagaaatacgacaactttaacatgaaataacttgcgacgtacgtttttttgttaagaagactaaaagaaaaagatgttttatatgacacattctaacAGCGTCCCAAGTTtcagtgtttcgttaagaaaatactggtgcccccgttttgaacaagatccaaataTTGTTATACGACAGGGTCGTCGTTTCTTTCCCACCAATTAAATACTATTTATTCGATCTACACTTTagcttttatttgtatttttggttTATTCGTCTGTGACCATAAACAATATGTTNNNNNNNNNNTGCCCATTTATTTTGGAATGAACATTATCCTTTACTAGGATGGCAGGGGTGAGTGCGATTTTTGTGAAAGTTAGGTTATGTACAGAAaaatccattatttttttttccgttttaaaATTAGCTTACAATCCTGAATATTACACGAATTCAATGATATAAGCGAATGAAGAAGGGCAAACAAAACAGGGATAACAAAAAGGGCGTTCCGATTAGCGGGAGATAACTTAACGAACACGGATAATTTGAAGGCTTTACACACGTGGcatttccggtttttttttttttgatgtgtttcgtttcgtttcgtttttcgGTGCCCGGTTTTTACCTTTCACAAATGAAATGTTCTTTCCACGAAGAGGTTATTTGCTGAAGACAAAGATTAGAGGGGATGCGAAacagaaattataaatttatggAGAAATACAAGTCTTTTACTCAGGAGTGTGAAAGTAAAAACTTACCGAATCATTGTATAATAGAACTGTGGAGAGGAAGTGTATCGGGCGCAACAGTTCAGCGACGTTAGTGCGTAAGGGGCCCTAGCGGAAGAGGAAGAGTGAGTGAAGTGATGTTGGCGAAAGTATGACCAGCGTGGACAACTTTGGCCTCCAGCAGTGGCATTGGAGGGGCGAGTGTAGAGGTACGAGCTAGAAAGGGAATCTATCGTAGGTCGCATTTGATTCTGTCCAGTTGGAGTCGATACTGAGAGGTGAGTCGCAATTTGttcctaatattggtttcaaattttggcaccacctttttggcgatctttcgatactagtccACCACAACTTCCGGTCGTTGAGCGCACGCATACTGtttacatgatcgtatagtgtgtttatgtgtttaaatgacttgaaaatatgaaaagacaacattaaatagaaactCAAAGTGGTACAGTGGTTAGAGCATCCGGCTTGCAATCCTgaggtaatgagtttgattcctgaaccgggctgcgtgttgtgttcttgagcaagacactttatttaatgttGCTCTAGTTCGATCAGTTTGACcaccagatatatgtatatatatatgatgcaggcTTTACACTATGGTGTGTGatgtaattataataacaaaTTGAAAAGTAAAGATCAGTTGTTCAGGTAAATATCTCTGCTATTAAAATGATTCCTCTATATCTCATACTgttgtttctctgtttatttcagaatatcagacaAATATGTTTGTGGCATCTTCAGATATTGATGAAAGTCAGAATTGATGGGAAAATAGTTGTAAAACagttgaaagaaataattaatgaaaagtgaaaaaggaaaataaacatattGTTCTGAGAGAAGAAAACTATTGAAGCAACGGATAATGTTACAGACTTAAAggattgatttattattttgttgaagaGATGGAAAGCGAGACTGAAAAATCCTCATACCATTGTGGTATTTGTCAAAAATCATTTTCTCTGGAAAGTAACCTCAtcaaacacaaatgcattcagAGAGGTGAGAAAATATATCCCTGtcacatctgtggtaaatcattcactgctAATCACAAGTTAACCAGACACatccgtattcatacaggagaaaaaccatataagtgtgatatctgtgataaatcattctcacaCTCAACTGCTTTACatattcacaaacgcattcatacaggggaaaaaccatatcccTGTGACTTTTGTGCTGAATCGTTCTCCAGAAAGGATGGTCTCATtaaacataaatgcattcatacaaaagagcagccatatcagtgtgatacctgtggtaaatcattcgctGATACTAGCAACTTAACCAGACATGTctttattcatacaggagagaaaccatatcactgtgacatttgtggtaaatcattctccagaAATAGTGATCTCACCagacatatacgtattcataccggagagaagccatattactgtgatgtctgtggtaaatcattctctgtatcTGGACacttaattaaacacaaacgtattcataccggagagaagccgtatcactgtgatgtctgtggtaaatcattctatgAATCTGaaaacttaactaaacacaaacgtactcatacaggagaaagaccataccactgtaatatctgtggtaaatcattctctagaaataGTATTTTAACTACACACAGATGTATTCATCCAGGAGAGAATCTTTgtaactgtgatatctgtggtaaatcattcactgataCTCGCAACTTAACCAGACACatccgtattcatacaggagaaaaaccatataagtgtgacatctgtgataaatcattctctagaaatgATGGACTCATTCATCATAAACGCATTCATgcaggagagaagccacatcactgtgacatctgtggtaaatcattctctgaatctGGTCACTTAACTAAgcataaacgtactcatacaggagaaaaaccatatcactgtgatatctgtggtaaatctttcccTGGTACATATGACTTAActcaacacaaacgtattcatacaggagagaagccacatcactgtgatatctgtggtaaatcattctctcaatctgctcacttaactaaacataaacgtactcatacaggtgattaaccatatcactgtggtaaatatttttctgaaaatactcatttaattaaatctaaatgcattcatacagagAAATCATATGACTGTGATATTTGGTAGATCATTCTTTCAATTTAATGATTTTTCTAAACACAgatgtattcacacaggagaatgTCCATATagctgtgatatctgtagtaaatcattctctacagCTTGTGCTGTAAGTAGATACAAACATATCATAGATGAAAGAGGCCATGCTAATGTAATATCAGCGGTAAATGATTCTCTAATTTAAACACCTTAGATaatcataaacatattcatacaaaaaaataataca
Coding sequences:
- the LOC106878339 gene encoding zinc finger protein 271; this translates as MESETEKSSYHCGICQKSFSLESNLIKHKCIQRGEKIYPCHICGKSFTANHKLTRHIRIHTGEKPYKCDICDKSFSHSTALHIHKRIHTGEKPYPCDFCAESFSRKDGLIKHKCIHTKEQPYQCDTCGKSFADTSNLTRHVFIHTGEKPYHCDICGKSFSRNSDLTRHIRIHTGEKPYYCDVCGKSFSVSGHLIKHKRIHTGEKPYHCDVCGKSFYESENLTKHKRTHTGERPYHCNICGKSFSRNSILTTHRCIHPGENLCNCDICGKSFTDTRNLTRHIRIHTGEKPYKCDICDKSFSRNDGLIHHKRIHAGEKPHHCDICGKSFSESGHLTKHKRTHTGEKPYHCDICGKSFPGTYDLTQHKRIHTGEKPHHCDICGKSFSQSAHLTKHKRTHTGD